GCCCCTCTTCATGGCGACCTTGCTGGCGTTCGGTCTCCTGACCTTTTCCGTGTCTGCGCAAGGCAGCTCTTGCGTCGAAACGCAGACACTCGGCGACTGGGAAAATCCATTTGCCGGTCATCGCTACGATCTCACCAAGCTTGAAGTGAAGGCCATCTGTAACGATCACACGGTGCCGCACCTTCAGGTGAAGGCCTACACAGCCTGCGCTCCGCGCGACTGCACATGGGGCCGCGCCATCGCCCATCATGTCGGCAGCACCAATTTTGAGGTGCGTTACAACACCTTTTTCGCCAAACGGACGGTGACGGTCTCGATCAACGGCAAGCGCATGGACGCCCGCGTCTATGACGACTTCCATGATCCCAGAAAGTCCGACGAGCTGCGCAAGTTCGTCCTCTGGAGAAAATAATCCCCATACGAAAACAGGCTGCTCGATGGCAGCCTGTCTGATTTGTGCGTCTATCGATTCGATCACATGTGGATCGGGCGCTTGTCGACGGCGAGCGCGGCTTCCTTGACCGCTTCCGACAGGGTCGGATGCGCATGGATGGTGCGCGCCAGATCCTCGGCAGATCCCGAGAAGGCCATCAGCACGGATGCCTCGTGGATCATCTCGCCGACACCGGCGCCGATCATGTGCACACCCAGAACCTGATCCGTGGTCTTGTCCGCAAGGATCTTTACAAATCCGTCGGTGTGGCGCTGCGCCTTGGCGCGGCCATTGGCGGTGAAGGGGAACTTGCCGACATTGTAGGCCACGCCCGCGTCTTTCAGCTGCTCTTCGGTTTTGCCGATCACGGCAATTTCCGGCATGGTGTAGACAACACCTGGCACCAGATTATAGTCCACATGCCCGGCCTGACCGGCAAGGATCTCGGCAAGGGCAACCCCGTCATCCTCGGCCTTGTGCGCCAGCATCGGCCCTTCGATCACATCGCCGATGGCATAGATGCCATCAACTGTGGTCTTGAAGTGGCCATCGGTCTTGACCCGGCCACGCTCGTCAAGCGCGACACCCACAGCCTCAAGGCCGAGACCATCCGTGTAGGGGCGGCGACCAATCGCAACCAGAACCACATCGGCTTCCAGCTCGGAGGCATCGCCACCGGCAGCCGGTTCGATGGAAACCTTCAGGCCCTTCTTGGTCTTCTCGATGCCGGTTACCTTGGTCCCCAGCTTGAAGTCGAAGCCCTGCTTCTTGAAGATGCGCTGGGCATTCTTGACCACTTCACCATCCATGCCGGGTAGAATGCGGTCAAGGAATTCGACAACGGTGACCTCCGATCCCAGACGACGCCAGACCGAACCGAGCTCCAGCCCGATCACACCGGCCCCGACCACGATCAGCTTTTCCGGCACCTTATCGAGATCAAGGCCACCGGTGGAAGAGACCACCTGTTTCTCGTCAATCTCAATACCGGGCAGGTTGGCAACATCGGACCCCGTCGCAATGACGATGCCCTTGGCCTCAACGGTCTGCACATCGCCCTCTTCCGGGGTGACTTCAACCTTGCCTTGAGCAACAATCTTGCCCGCGCCGTGGAAGACATCGATCTTGTTCTTCTTGAACAGGAAGTCAACGCCGCCAACGTTGGAATCGATGACATCCTGCTTGTGTTTCATCATGTCCTTGAGATCGAGCTCGGGCTTGCCGACCTTGATGCCCATGTTGGCAAAGTCGTGCCCGGCTTCCTCGAACAGTTCGGAGGCATGCAGAAGCGCCTTGGACGGAATGCAGCCCACATTGAGACAGGTGCCGCCGTGGGTCTTGCGTTTTTCGACCACAGCTACCTTCATACCCAACTGGGCGGCACGGATCGCACACACATAGCCGCCTGGGCCAGTACCAATCACCACAAGATCATAAGACATATCGTTCACTCCTGAAGGATTCTGGGTCGATAGAGCGTGTTATGTTTCACCCAGGCGAACAGCACCACACTGAGACCGCACATCTGCAAAACCGCCAGATTGCGCACGCTTTCAAAATTGTTGAATTGAGAGGCGAGAAATCCGCTCGCATAAAGCCAGCCGATAAGGACGATCTCCAGAGCAAACCAGAGCGTAATCGCCCGAAAGAAAGCCCGCCGGGACAGCACCAGAGTGATGGCTCCGACCACGCCAATGGCCGAGACAACAGCCCTTGCCGGCCAGAAGGTCGCCGGGATCAGATCGAGACCGGAAACCGTAGACCCGGCGTCATTGGACAGGGCATTGGTCACCAGAAAACCGCCGACCAGCCAGACGATGGCTGAAAAAATCACGAAGGTGGCGCAGAGCCAGCTTCCAATTTTCAACGCAACGGCCAACGGCATCTCTCCTTGGGCTTCCCTTGTTTCGGTCTGCCTGAACGTCCGGCGACAATCCGACCAATCGGACTGACGACAGACATCCTTTTCGGCATGCCCGCGCATTCTCGCAAAGTAAGGGTCCTGAAATTTGCTCTAACATGCATGAGAGAAGAACGGAATTGGTCAAAGGACGACCAGCCGCGCTTCACGATGCAAATGGAAACGGGGCGCCATCGCCCCGCTCCCCTTAGAACTCTTGGACCTTAAAGATCAAGCACCAGACGCTGCGGGTCTTCGAGGGCTTCCTTGATGCGCACCAGGAAGGTCACGGCTTCCTTGCCGTCGACGATGCGATGGTCATAGGACAGCGCCAGATACATCATCGGGCGGATGACAATCTGACCGTCGCGAACCACCGGGCGCTCCTCAATGCGGTGCATGCCTAGGATACCGGACTGCGGCGCATTCAGGATCGGGGTAGACATCATCGAGCCATAGACACCACCGTTGGAAACGGTGAAGGTCCCACCCTGCATCTCGTCCATGGTCAGCTGACCATCGCGCGCCTTGCGACCGAAATCGCCAATTGCCTTCTCGATTTCGGCGATTGACATCTGGTCGGCGTCACGAACAACCGGAACCACCAGACCACGCGGCGAAACCAACGGCAACACCCAGATGCACGAAGTGCTTGTAGATGATGTCGGTGCCATCAATCTCGGCATTCACTGCCGGGATTTCCTGCAGCGCATTGCAGACAGCCTTGGCAAAGAAGCCCATGAAGCCGAGACGAACGCCATGTTTCTTCTCGAACAGGTCCTTGTATTCCTTGCGCAGGTTCATCACCGCAGACATGTCCACATCGTTGAAGGTGGTCAGCATCGCGGCGGTGTTCTGGGCGTCCTTCAGACGACGGGCAATCGTCTGGCGCAGCTTGGTCATGCGGACGCGTTCTTCGCGGGCCGCATCATCCGGAGCAGAGGCAGGACGCGCAGCCGCCGCAGGAGCAGAGGCACCAGCCGGAGCCGTTGCACCCGATGCGATGGCGTTGATCACGTCACCCTTCAGGACCTGACCGCGAACACCCGAACCGGCGACTGAGGCCGGATCGACCTTGTTCTCGGTCATCATCTTGGAGGCGCTCGGAGCAGGCGGCATGGACGTCGGCTGAGCAGGAGCAGCAGCCGGTGCCGGAGCGGGAGCGGCGGCCTTGGCGGGAGCCGGAGCAGCCGCAGATGCGCCTTCACCCTCGTTCAGCATGGCAAGAAGGGCACCAACCTCGACGGTCTCCCCTTCTGCTGCTACGATGTCTCCGAGTGTTCCGGCAACCGGTGCCGGAACTTCGATCGTAACCTTGTCTGTTTCCAGTTCAACCAGCGGCTCATCGGCCTGAACGGCATCGCCAGTTGCCTTGAACCACTGACCAATGGTTGCTTCGGTCACTGACTCGCCCAAAGTTGGGACTTTGATTTCCGTTGCCATTTTTCTTCTCACATTTGTTTCAAGTCAGTCAGCCGGTTACTCGGCAAACGCGTCATCGAGGAAGGCCTGAAGCTGAGCAAGGTGTTTGCTCATCAGGCCCGTAGCGGTAGCAGCGGATGCCGGGCGACCCACATAGGACATGCGTTTGGTCGACGCATCGATCTGATTGAGCACCCACTCCATGTAGGGTTCTACGAAGAACCAGGCGCCCTGGTTTTTCGGCTCTTCCTGACACCAGACCATATCGGCCTGCTTGAAGCGGCTCAGCTCCTTGATCAGCGTCTTGGCCGGGAAGGGATAGAGCTGTTCGACACGCATCAGATAGACGTCATTGATGGCGCGTTTTTCCCGCTCTTCATAAAGGTCGTAATAGACCTTGCCGGTGCACAGGATCACGCGACGGATCTTGTCGTCGGTGGTGAGCTTGATTTCCTGATTCGGGCGGATTTCCGCATCATCCCACAGAACCCGGTGGAAGGTGCTTCCCGCACCCATTTCCGCAAGGTTCGAAACCGCACGCTTGTGGCGCAACAGGCTCTTCGGTGTCATCAGGATCAGCGGCTTGCGGAAGCTGCGTTTCACCTGACGGCGCAGAATGTGGAAATAGTTGGCAGGCGTCGTGCAGTTGGCAACCTGAATGTTGTCTTCCGCACAGGACTGCAGATAGCGCTCGAGACGGGCCGAGCTGTGTTCCGGACCCTGCCCTTCATAGCCATGCGGCAGAAGAACAGTGAGGCCGGAAGCACGCAGCCATTTGCGTTCACCGGAGGTCAGGAACTGGTCAAAGACCACCTGCGCCCCGTTGGCAAAGTCACCGAACTGGCCTTCCCACATAGTGAGGCCATTGGGTTCGGACAGCGTGTAACCATATTCGAACCCGAGCACCGCTTCTTCGGACAACATCGAGTTGATCACTTCGTAGCGGTTCTGGTCTTCTGAAATGTTGTTCAGAGGAATGTAGCGATGCTCATCCACCTGATCATACAGCACCGTGTGACGCTGGGAGAAGGTGCCGCGCTCGCAGTCCTGACCGGACAGGCGAACTGGATGGCCCTCTTTTACCAGAGCGCCAAAGGCAAGAGACTCGGCAGTCGCCCAGTCGATGCCCTCACCGGTTTCCATCATCTTGGCCCGGTTGTCGAGGAAGCGCTTGATAGTGCGGTGCACGTTGAAGTCTTCGGGAATGTCCGTCAGCTTCTTGCCGATTGCACGCAGCTCGTCGACATCAATCCCGGTGTTGCCGGAGCGACGATCGTCCTCGGCGGAAGCCGTCGACAAACCGGCCCAACGGCCATCGAACCAGTCGGCCTTGTTCGGCGAGAAGCTCTGACCCGCCTCGAATTCCTCGTCCAGCGTCTTGCGGACGTCTGCTCGCATCTGCTCGATATCATCGGGGGTGATCACGCCTTCCCCGATCAGCTTGTCAGCATAGAGCTGCAGGCTGGTCGGATGAGAGCGGATCTTCTTGTACATCAGAGGCTGGGTAAAGGCCGGCTCGTCGCCCTCGTTGTGGCCAAAACGACGATAGCAGAACATGTCGATAACGACCGGCTTGCCGAACTTCTGACGGAACTCGGTAGCAATCTTGGCAGCAAAGACCACGGACTCGGGATCATCGCCGTTACAATGCAGGATCGGCGCCTCGATCATCTTGGCCAGATCCGACGGATAAGGCGAAGAGCGCGAGAAGCGCGGGTTCGTAGTAAAGCCGATCTGGTTGTTGATGATGAAGTGGATAGATCCACCGGTCTTGTGGCCCCTGAGGCCAGACAGGCCGAGACATTCGGCAACAACACCCTGCCCGGCAAAGGCAGCATCACCATGCAGCAGAAGCGGCAGCACCGTGGTGCGTTCCACGTCCGTGGTCTCGATGAAGGCACCATTCTCGTCCGAGGCATGCTGATCCTGCTTGGCGCGGGCCTTGCCGAGCACCACAGGGTTCACGATCTCGAGGTGAGACGGGTTTGCCGTTAGCGACAGATGCACATTGTTGTCATCGAACGAACGGTCGGAAGAGGCACCAAGATGGTATTTCACATCGCCCGAGCCTTCCACGTCGTCAGGCGCATAGGATCCGCCCTTGAATTCGTGGAAAATGGCGCGATGCGGCTTGCCCATCACCTGACTGAGCACATTGAGACGCCCGCGGTGCGCCATGCCAAGGACGATTTCCTTGACGCCGAGAGCACCGCCGCGCTTGATGATCTGCTCAAGCGCCGGAATGAGGCTTTCGCCGCCATCAAGGCCGAAACGCTTCGTGCCGGTATATTTCAGATCGAGGAACTTCTCGAAGCCTTCAGCTTCAACCAGCTTGTAGAGGATGGCTTTCTTGCCCTGCTCGGTGAAGGCAATATGCTTGTCCGGACCTTCGATGCGTTCCTGAATCCACGACTTCTCGGCCGGATCGGAAATATGCATAAATTCCACGCCAAGGGTGGAACAATAGGTACGGCGCAGGATTTCGAGCATTTCCGGGATGGTCGCGAATTCGAGACCCAGAACATGGTCGATGAAGATCTTGCGATTGTAATCCGCCTCGGTGAAGCCGTAGGACGTCGGATGCAATTCTTCGTGATCTTTGGCTTCCGCAAGCTTGAGCGGGTCCAGATCGGCATGCAGATGGCCACGAGCGCGATAGGCTCGGATCATCATCAGTGCACGCACCGAATCGCGGGTGGCCTGCTGGACGGCTTCGTCACTCAGCTCGACACCCTGCTCCTTGGCCTTGCTCTTGAGCTTGTCTGTCAGCTTCTTCTCGTCGACGAATTCGCCGCCAAGGGCAGACACCATGTCACCGGACGCGGGCAGCGGCCAGTCTTTCCGCTTCCAGGATGCGCCGCGCGCATTGGCGATCACTTCACCCTTGTTTTCTTGGAAGTCCTTGAAGAAGGTGTGCCATTCTTCGCTCACCGACGCCGGGTTTTCGAGATACCGTGCGTAGAGATCTTCGATGTAGGACGCATTGCCCCCGTAGAGGAAAGAGGTCAACGCGAACGCTTCGTTTGCATCCTGACGTGCCATCGCCACCTAACCGGGTCGTTGCCCGGTGCTCTAGTTCGTTTACCGGCACCATTGCCAGCAGAAAGGGAATGGCGGGAGAAAAGCGCACTTTCCTCGCCGCCGTGTCACAATGTCGCGCTTTTACTTGCCGTTGAGCAAGTCAACCAAAGTGGTACCCAGGCTCGCTGGCGAGGGAGACACACGAATGCTGGCATTTTCCATGGCAGCAATCTTGTCCTCAGCACCACCCTTGCCGCCGGAGATCACCGCACCGGCATGACCCATGGTGCGGCCCGGAGGCGCGGTACGACCGGCGATAAAGCCGACCATTGGTTTCTTCCGACCCTTTTCGGCCTGTTCCTTGAGCCATGCAGCGGCATCTTCTTCCGCAGAGCCGCCAATCTCGCCGATCATGATGATCGACTTGGTTTCCGGATCATCAAGGAACATGTCCAGCACGTCGATGAACTCGGTGCCCTTCACAGGGTCACCACCGATACCGACGGCCGTTGTCTGACCAAGACCTTCATTGGTTGTCTGAAACACTGCTTCATACGTAAGTGTACCAGAGCGTGAAACAATACCGACTGAACCTTTCTTGAAGATTGATCCGGGCATAATGCCGATCTTGCATTCTTCAGGGGTCAGGATCCCGGGGCAGTTCGGGCCAAGAAGGCGCGACTTGCTGTCTTCAAGGCGACGCTTCACCTTGACCATGTCGGCAACGGGAATGCCTTCGGTGATGCAGGAGATGAACTCCACACCGGCATCGATGGCTTCGATGATGGCAGCCCCTGCGCCTGCAGGCGGCACATAGATAACCGACGCGGTCGCACCGGTGGCATCCTTGGCGTCCTTGACGGAGGCGTAGATCGGCAACTGGGCACCGCTGTCAACGCCGCTGGTCCAAGTCTCTCCACCCTTCTTGGGATGAACACCGGCAACCATCTGGGTGCCGTAATAGGCCAAAGCCTGTTCGGTGTGGAAGGTACCGGTCTTGCCGGTGAGGCCCTGCACGATGATTTTGGTATCTTTATTGACGAGAATCGACATCGACTTAGGCTCCCTTCACGGCTGCAACAATCTTCTGCGCTGCATCATTGAGATCATCCGCAGGAATGACGTTGAGATCGCTTTCGTCGATAAGCTTCTTGCCTTCGGCAACACGGGTGCCTTCCAGACGCACCACGAGCGGCACGCTAAGACCAACCTCTTCAACCGCCGCCAGCACGCCCTGAGCGATGATATCGCAGCGCATGATGCCGCCGAAGATGTTGACGAGAATGCCCTTCACGTTCGGATCGGAGGTGATGATCTTGAAGGCTGCCGTCACTTTCTCCTTGGTCGCACCACCACCAACATCCAAAAAGTTGGCAGGCTCTGCGCCATAGAGCTTGATGATGTCCATGGTTGCCATGGCAAGACCGGCACCGTTCACCATGCAGCCGATGTTGCCATCGAGCGCCACATAGGCGAGGTCATATTCGGATGCCTGGATTTCCTTCTCGTCTTCCTCGGTCAGGTCACGCAGTTCCATGATTTCGGGATGACGGAACAGGGCATTGCCATCAAAAGAGACCTTGGCGTCGAGCACGCGCAGACGGCCATTTTCCATGACGATCAGCGGGTTGATCTCGAGAAGGGACATATCCTTTTCGATAAAGGCCTTGTAAAGGATCGGGAACAGATGCATGCCATCGTCGCGTGCGGAGCTTTCCAGCTCAAGCGCATTGCAGATCTGGGCAGCGTCTTCCGCTGTCACGCCCTTGTCGGGATCAATCGGCAGGGTCAGGATCTTGTCCGGCGTCTCTTCGGCAACGGCCTCGATGTCCATGCCGCCTTCGGTGGACACGACAAACGCCACGCGACCACAGGAGCGGTCAACCAGCAAAGAGAGATAAAGTTCGCGATCAATATCGGCACCATCCTCAATATAGAGGCGGTTGACCTGCTTGCCAGCCGGACCGGTCTGGTTGGTCACCAGAGTGGATCCAAGCATCTGGCTTGCGAAGCTGGTCACGTCGTCCTTGGAGAAGGCAAGGCGGACACCGCCCTTTTCCCCTGCGGAGGATTCTTTGAATTTGCCTTTGCCACGGCCACCCGCATGGATCTGGGATTTAACCACCCAGAGCGGACCGCCAAGCTTGTCTGCAGCAGCAAGCGCCTCATCTGCGGAAAAAATGGCCACACCGTCAGCAACTGGTGCACCATATTCCTTCAGAAGCGCCTTCGCCTGATACTCATGAATATTCATGGGAGCTCCCCTAAAAAACAGACCTGCCCGGCGGTCGAAACGTGAGCTCGATCAACCGCCGGCTGGTCTTCTTCTGCGATCTTGAAACCTGCGCCCCCGCTAATCGGGCCAACGAAGTAAGGCGGGGAGCAGGTCTTGCAGGCCGATTACTCGGCCAGTTCCGGAGCGATGCGCTGGCAAGCCTCGATGAGGCCTTTCACAGCATCGACAGAATGATCGAACTGGGCTTTTTCGTCTTTATCCAGTTCAATCTCGACAATGCGCTCGATGCCGCCAGCACCGATCACGGTCGGCACACCGACATACATGCCTTCCACGCCATATTCACCGGAGAGGTAAGCAGCGCAAGGAAGAACGCGTTTTTTGTCTCTGAGGTAGGACGCAGCCATCGAGATTGCCGAGGTAGCCGGGGCATAGAATGCCGAACCGGTTTTCAGCAGTTTGACGATTTCGGCGCCGCCATCACGGGTACGCTGTACGATTTCATCAAGACGGCTCTGTTCGATCCAGCCCATTTTGACGAGGTCGGTCAGAGGCACACCAGCAACGGTGGAATAGCGGGTCAGCGGGACCATGGTGTCGCCGTGACCGCCAAGAACGAATGCGGTGACGTCCTGAACGGATACGTCGAATTCGTCAGCGAGGAAATAACGGAAACGGGAGGAGTCCAGAACACCAGCCATGCCGACCACTTTGTTGGCGGGCAGACCGGAGAATTTCTGCAGAGCCCAAACCATTGCGTCGAGCGGGTTGGTGATACAAATAACAAAGGCATCGGGAGCATATTTGCCGATGCCTGCGCCAACCTGCTTCATGACCTTGAGGTTGATTTCAACCAGATCGTCTCGGCTCATGCCGGGCTTGCGAGGGACACCCGCGGTCACGATCACAACGTCAGCGCCAGCGATCGCTTCATAAGACTGCGTGCCGGACAGTTTGGCATCAAAGCCGTCTACTGGAGACGATTCCGCGATGTCGAGCGCTTTCCCTTCAGGAGTGCCTTCTGCGATATCGAAAAGGACAACGTCGCCCAGTTCATACAGACCAGCCAGATGAGCCAGCGTGCCACCAATCTGGCCCGCACCAATCAGAGCAATTTTCTTCCTCGCCATATCAGGTATTTCCCTAAACGTTAGGTTCTCCCAGGCACTTGGCAGTGCCGGG
This region of uncultured Cohaesibacter sp. genomic DNA includes:
- the lpdA gene encoding dihydrolipoyl dehydrogenase, giving the protein MSYDLVVIGTGPGGYVCAIRAAQLGMKVAVVEKRKTHGGTCLNVGCIPSKALLHASELFEEAGHDFANMGIKVGKPELDLKDMMKHKQDVIDSNVGGVDFLFKKNKIDVFHGAGKIVAQGKVEVTPEEGDVQTVEAKGIVIATGSDVANLPGIEIDEKQVVSSTGGLDLDKVPEKLIVVGAGVIGLELGSVWRRLGSEVTVVEFLDRILPGMDGEVVKNAQRIFKKQGFDFKLGTKVTGIEKTKKGLKVSIEPAAGGDASELEADVVLVAIGRRPYTDGLGLEAVGVALDERGRVKTDGHFKTTVDGIYAIGDVIEGPMLAHKAEDDGVALAEILAGQAGHVDYNLVPGVVYTMPEIAVIGKTEEQLKDAGVAYNVGKFPFTANGRAKAQRHTDGFVKILADKTTDQVLGVHMIGAGVGEMIHEASVLMAFSGSAEDLARTIHAHPTLSEAVKEAALAVDKRPIHM
- a CDS encoding 2-oxoglutarate dehydrogenase E1 component, which translates into the protein MARQDANEAFALTSFLYGGNASYIEDLYARYLENPASVSEEWHTFFKDFQENKGEVIANARGASWKRKDWPLPASGDMVSALGGEFVDEKKLTDKLKSKAKEQGVELSDEAVQQATRDSVRALMMIRAYRARGHLHADLDPLKLAEAKDHEELHPTSYGFTEADYNRKIFIDHVLGLEFATIPEMLEILRRTYCSTLGVEFMHISDPAEKSWIQERIEGPDKHIAFTEQGKKAILYKLVEAEGFEKFLDLKYTGTKRFGLDGGESLIPALEQIIKRGGALGVKEIVLGMAHRGRLNVLSQVMGKPHRAIFHEFKGGSYAPDDVEGSGDVKYHLGASSDRSFDDNNVHLSLTANPSHLEIVNPVVLGKARAKQDQHASDENGAFIETTDVERTTVLPLLLHGDAAFAGQGVVAECLGLSGLRGHKTGGSIHFIINNQIGFTTNPRFSRSSPYPSDLAKMIEAPILHCNGDDPESVVFAAKIATEFRQKFGKPVVIDMFCYRRFGHNEGDEPAFTQPLMYKKIRSHPTSLQLYADKLIGEGVITPDDIEQMRADVRKTLDEEFEAGQSFSPNKADWFDGRWAGLSTASAEDDRRSGNTGIDVDELRAIGKKLTDIPEDFNVHRTIKRFLDNRAKMMETGEGIDWATAESLAFGALVKEGHPVRLSGQDCERGTFSQRHTVLYDQVDEHRYIPLNNISEDQNRYEVINSMLSEEAVLGFEYGYTLSEPNGLTMWEGQFGDFANGAQVVFDQFLTSGERKWLRASGLTVLLPHGYEGQGPEHSSARLERYLQSCAEDNIQVANCTTPANYFHILRRQVKRSFRKPLILMTPKSLLRHKRAVSNLAEMGAGSTFHRVLWDDAEIRPNQEIKLTTDDKIRRVILCTGKVYYDLYEEREKRAINDVYLMRVEQLYPFPAKTLIKELSRFKQADMVWCQEEPKNQGAWFFVEPYMEWVLNQIDASTKRMSYVGRPASAATATGLMSKHLAQLQAFLDDAFAE
- the sucD gene encoding succinate--CoA ligase subunit alpha, which translates into the protein MSILVNKDTKIIVQGLTGKTGTFHTEQALAYYGTQMVAGVHPKKGGETWTSGVDSGAQLPIYASVKDAKDATGATASVIYVPPAGAGAAIIEAIDAGVEFISCITEGIPVADMVKVKRRLEDSKSRLLGPNCPGILTPEECKIGIMPGSIFKKGSVGIVSRSGTLTYEAVFQTTNEGLGQTTAVGIGGDPVKGTEFIDVLDMFLDDPETKSIIMIGEIGGSAEEDAAAWLKEQAEKGRKKPMVGFIAGRTAPPGRTMGHAGAVISGGKGGAEDKIAAMENASIRVSPSPASLGTTLVDLLNGK
- the sucC gene encoding ADP-forming succinate--CoA ligase subunit beta, whose translation is MNIHEYQAKALLKEYGAPVADGVAIFSADEALAAADKLGGPLWVVKSQIHAGGRGKGKFKESSAGEKGGVRLAFSKDDVTSFASQMLGSTLVTNQTGPAGKQVNRLYIEDGADIDRELYLSLLVDRSCGRVAFVVSTEGGMDIEAVAEETPDKILTLPIDPDKGVTAEDAAQICNALELESSARDDGMHLFPILYKAFIEKDMSLLEINPLIVMENGRLRVLDAKVSFDGNALFRHPEIMELRDLTEEDEKEIQASEYDLAYVALDGNIGCMVNGAGLAMATMDIIKLYGAEPANFLDVGGGATKEKVTAAFKIITSDPNVKGILVNIFGGIMRCDIIAQGVLAAVEEVGLSVPLVVRLEGTRVAEGKKLIDESDLNVIPADDLNDAAQKIVAAVKGA
- the mdh gene encoding malate dehydrogenase → MARKKIALIGAGQIGGTLAHLAGLYELGDVVLFDIAEGTPEGKALDIAESSPVDGFDAKLSGTQSYEAIAGADVVIVTAGVPRKPGMSRDDLVEINLKVMKQVGAGIGKYAPDAFVICITNPLDAMVWALQKFSGLPANKVVGMAGVLDSSRFRYFLADEFDVSVQDVTAFVLGGHGDTMVPLTRYSTVAGVPLTDLVKMGWIEQSRLDEIVQRTRDGGAEIVKLLKTGSAFYAPATSAISMAASYLRDKKRVLPCAAYLSGEYGVEGMYVGVPTVIGAGGIERIVEIELDKDEKAQFDHSVDAVKGLIEACQRIAPELAE